The sequence below is a genomic window from Phormidium ambiguum IAM M-71.
AAAGTTGCGAGTTTTAAGTTATGAGTGTTGAGTTAAGAATTTTTGGGGATTGGGGAATGGGAAGGCAGAAGGCAGAAGGCAGAAGGTAAGAAAGGCAGAAGGCAGAAGTGAAAAATTCACATTGTCCCCTTTTCCCCTTTCCCCCTTTTCCCTTTTTCCCCTTTTCCCCTGCTGCTACCAAGCAACTCTGGCGGTGGCGTTAATCAAGATGGGATGTAGCCACCAGAAGAGGAGGACGAAGGCGGCTACTCCGAGATAGGCGGGGCGGATAAATTCTTGTAATTTTAGGGTTTGTTTGCCTTGAGCGATCGCTAAAAAGGGTACGATCGAGGTTCGTTCTTTAACGGCACTGAAGGCTGCGCCGTAACGGGCTAGTAGTCGGCGATCCCCGTGCCAGACTCCGAAACAATGATGTAAAATCAAACCGATTGACGTGACTAGGGTAAAAGTGCTACCTATCCAGATGGTGTGAGCAACGCACCAGATTATCTGTCCGACCATCTGGGGATGTCTGGTAATCCGAATGATTCCGGTTTCGTAGAGGTGTACTTCTGGTTTTTGAATGGCGGCAATTTCCAGCAAGTTAAAGGTTGCAGGGTACAAAAAAAGGAAGGATATGGCTGATAGCACCCAAACTAATGGTTGCACTCCAGGTAGTCCTTGAACCTGCCACATCTGTAAGCCGTCATACCTATGGTTAAAAAAGTAAATGATTAAGACACTAGCTAGGGGCAAGCTGACTAAGGCAAATAATATGCGGTACATTCTAGGGCCAATTAATTTTTCGCCCCAAGGACGTAGGGCTGCTAGTCCGCTGTGAGCGATCGCAAATGTTAACAACAGTCCCAGGATGATTCCGTGACTGGGTGTGAACCAGGTAAATAACATTACAAAGTTTGAAGAAATATCAATCTAGTTAATTACAGCACAAACCATGTCAGAAATTACTTTGAGAACACTTTTTCTTGGGCGAAGTTACTTCATATTTGTACCTAAGATCTCTAAACTGTATTAGTAATTCAGCGTTTGAGTCAAACCCAAATTTACTGGGTTTGTCGTCTTCTGGCTCCTTTTCACATTCAGGTTTAGCCGTATGACCGACCTTCCTTTTACTTTAGATCAGTTGCGTATTCTCAAAGCGATCGCCGCTGAGGGAAGTTTCAAACGCGCCGCAGATAGTCTGTATGTCTCCCAACCTGCTGTTAGTTTACAAGTGCAGAACTTGGAAAGGCAGTTGGATGTGCCTTTGTTCGATCGCGGTGGGCGCAGGGCACAATTAACAGAGGCGGGACATCTCCTGTTAAGCTACGGCGAAAAAATTCTCTCGCTTTGTGAAGAAACTTGTCGTGCGATCGAGGATTTACAAAACCTCCAGGGTGGTACCCTGATTGTGGGAGCCAGCCAAACTACTGGAACTTATCTGTTACCTCGGATGATTGGAATGTTTCGTCAAAGGTATCCAGATGTTTCAGTACAGCTGCACGTTCACTCCACCAGACGTACTGCTTGGAGTGTGGCTAATGGACAAGTTGATTTAGCAATTATTGGCGGCGAAATTCCTTCAGAACTACACGAATCTTTGCAAATTCAACCTTATGTGGAGGATGAGTTGGCATTAATTATTCCCGTAATTCATCCTTTTGCTAAGTTGGAAATGATCCAAAAAGATGATTTGTACAAGTTAGGTTTTATTGCTCTTGATTCGCAGTCAACAATTCGTAAGGTCATCGATCAAGTACTTACTCGTTGCGGGATTGATACTCGCAGGTTGAAAATTGAAATGGAACTTAATTCCATAGAAGCAATTAAAAATGCTGTACAGTCGGGTTTAGGTGCGGCGTTTGTTTCGATTTCTGCGATCGAAAAAGAGCTACAAATGGGAATTCTACATCGAGCTAATATTGATGAGGTTGTGGTAAAACGAATGCTATCGGTAATTTTTAATCCCCATCGGTATCGTTCTAAAGCAGCAGAAGCTTTTAGCCAAGAAATTTTGCCTTTGTTTGCTATGCCAGGATGGAGTAAAGAAGTTATCGAACCTCCAAGTAATATTGCTAATTCTCATAAAACCGCTGTCCTTCCCCAAGCTGGTAAAACTATTCCAGCTAATGGTACATAATCTCTAATTTGAGTTAACAAATCCCCGTGTCTTGAGACCGGGGAATGTCAGAATGTTTACAATCAATACTTTGAGCAATACTTGTACTCAGCAGCGAAAATACAGTCAATTCCGTCCCTGAAATAATTTAGTTTGATTATTCAATCTCTATCAATTTGTATAAAATTATATCTATTTTTACCAATAATCTCTTGGTACTGATAGGATTTGTGTTTAGAAGGAGGTCAAGGCTTTCCCGAATCAGGAACAATGAGCGAAAACCTTACTATTTTTGCTTGGAGAAAGCTATCTTAAAGGTATCTCACAGTGGAGATACCAAGCAAAATCAGATACTTAATTGGTATTTTGACTAATTCCGGGCGATCTAGTTTAATTAGATATTTGTCAGAGAAATTTAAGTTTTCCTGATTTATCCAAGAAATGTTGCAATTTGTAACAAAGTCCAACAGGGCTTGTTGTGGATTTTTTGGCAATTAAAATGAAACGCTTAACTGCATTAAATAAGATCATATTACATCTAAACGCTGCGGATTTGTCTACTTGTTTGCAAGCGGTGAAACTGGTTTGGGAAGATGGCGATCGCAATGGAATAATATTAACGATTGGGGAAAATGCTGAACTTTGTCATCAGTTAAGGCAATCTTTTGTTTCCGATCTTAATTCAACTATTAATAATTTAGAGTCTGGTGGTTTAAATATCAACTCAGTTACATCAAATAATTTCCCAGAAAATAGTTTCATAAAACCCAGTAATTTAACAAACCGAGTTACTCCTTTTCTTGGTATGAGTAATAAAGACAATTTCAAAAACTTAATTCAAGAAAAAATTTCCCCATCAGAAGAAAGCGAAGCAATTCCGATAATTTTTATTACAGGTGTGGCAGCTAGTTTATTATTCTTAAGTCCGGGATTAAATTTGTGGATTAAAGTAGAACCTATTGCCGAAGAAGATATAAACTTAGACAAAAAAATTTCCCTAATTTTTGAACCACAAGAAATAGTCAAATTATTAAAAAATCCAGTATTGGCAGCGATTATACCTAATAGTCAAACATTAACCACACAAAATTTAATTAATGACATTGTTGTATTGCAAAAAGTATGGTTAAAATTACTACCTTTATTGGAAAATATGGCTACTGAATCGGGGTATGGAGAATTAAATATGGCAAATCGGGAAAGCAAAGAATTAGATAAAGAAAAACTTACCAATTTTCGATTTCCTACTGTTACTCACAGAGAAAGTATTTCCGAGGAAGAAATCCTATTTTGGGAATCACCAGGAGGCATTTTATATCTGAGTCTGGATGGTGGTATTCTCAAAGCTAATCCGGCGATGAGTAGCTTAATTGGTTATACAGAATCTCAGTTACGTCGTTTAGATTATCGGACAATTTCTCATCCTGAAGATTTTGTTGATGAGATGAATTTTATTGAGCAATTAATTAATGGCAGATTAGCAGGTAAATCTTCTTTGCAAAAGCGATTTATTTGTCGCAATGGTGGGATTATTTGGACAGAAGTATCGCTATTTTTAATGGGAAATTTAGAAGCAGATAATAGTTATTTATTAGTATTTATTAAAGACTTAAGCTATATTTTACAAGCGGAAAAAGAAATTCAATTAAGACGAGAAAGAGAAGGTTTACTAAGTGAAATTGCGGCGACAATTCGTAGTACTTTTAATTTTTCTGAGATTTTAGAAATTGGGGTGAGAAAATTACAAACTGCTTTGAATGCCGATCGCGTAGTCGCATATCAATTACAATCTGATGCTAGCGGTATTTGTATATCAGAAGCAGTTAAACCAGCATACAAAGCAATTAAAGGAAAACATTTTCCAGCTGACTGTATTCCCCAACGTTATTTGCAAGCCTATAGTCAAGGTAGACTTTGGCATAGCATAGATGTTCGCACTGAAGAATTGTCGGAATGTTATCGCCAAATGCTCGAACAAATAGAAGTACGAAGTATTATGGTAGCAGCGATTCAACAACGGAAAGATAATTCTTTGGAGTTGGATCGGGGAAAACTTTGGGGTTTGTTAATTGTTCATCAGTGTCGAACACCTAGACAATGGACAGAAGATGAAAGACAATTAGTGCAAGCAGTGGCAAATCAAATGGCGATCGCTTTTGAGCAAGCAAGTTTAGTCCAACAATTGCAAGCTTACACTCAAGAATTAGAAGAAAGAGTAAAAGAACGCACGCTGACTTTAAAGCGATCGCTACAATTTGAACAACTAATTCGTAAATTAACTGTATCACTCCGCCAAGAACTAAAAGAAGATCAAATCCTCCAAACAGCTGTAGAAGGATTAGTAACAGCTTTAGATATTGATGGTTGTTGTGCGATGTTATTCCAAGCGGCAGAAGAATTATTAGAAATAAAACATGAGTATTTTAAAGTAGAACGAAACTCGCAAATTA
It includes:
- a CDS encoding NnrU family protein is translated as MLFTWFTPSHGIILGLLLTFAIAHSGLAALRPWGEKLIGPRMYRILFALVSLPLASVLIIYFFNHRYDGLQMWQVQGLPGVQPLVWVLSAISFLFLYPATFNLLEIAAIQKPEVHLYETGIIRITRHPQMVGQIIWCVAHTIWIGSTFTLVTSIGLILHHCFGVWHGDRRLLARYGAAFSAVKERTSIVPFLAIAQGKQTLKLQEFIRPAYLGVAAFVLLFWWLHPILINATARVAW
- a CDS encoding ATP-binding protein; translated protein: MKRLTALNKIILHLNAADLSTCLQAVKLVWEDGDRNGIILTIGENAELCHQLRQSFVSDLNSTINNLESGGLNINSVTSNNFPENSFIKPSNLTNRVTPFLGMSNKDNFKNLIQEKISPSEESEAIPIIFITGVAASLLFLSPGLNLWIKVEPIAEEDINLDKKISLIFEPQEIVKLLKNPVLAAIIPNSQTLTTQNLINDIVVLQKVWLKLLPLLENMATESGYGELNMANRESKELDKEKLTNFRFPTVTHRESISEEEILFWESPGGILYLSLDGGILKANPAMSSLIGYTESQLRRLDYRTISHPEDFVDEMNFIEQLINGRLAGKSSLQKRFICRNGGIIWTEVSLFLMGNLEADNSYLLVFIKDLSYILQAEKEIQLRREREGLLSEIAATIRSTFNFSEILEIGVRKLQTALNADRVVAYQLQSDASGICISEAVKPAYKAIKGKHFPADCIPQRYLQAYSQGRLWHSIDVRTEELSECYRQMLEQIEVRSIMVAAIQQRKDNSLELDRGKLWGLLIVHQCRTPRQWTEDERQLVQAVANQMAIAFEQASLVQQLQAYTQELEERVKERTLTLKRSLQFEQLIRKLTVSLRQELKEDQILQTAVEGLVTALDIDGCCAMLFQAAEELLEIKHEYFKVERNSQIISENPLIEKYLLINELPGNCRTALLAGKTYIGLVTPKTEPSSTTANIVLISPIWDTQGLIGGIALLQFETHHFTQDEILLIEQVATQCTLAIRQSRQLQLLSEKNQELSTLNRVKGEIIANTSHELRTPLTAIMGFSSVLLEECFGKLNHKQKEYVDRIYNSGQYLLELINDILDMSRIEAGRLELDLQIVFIHEITENAISLVRERAIAQGLSLEVDVAKDLEYLVADPIRLKQILINLLSNAVKFTPKGSVGLKVYRSCETVDGCITEKVNFTVWDTGIGIDPSDQVKLFSPFSQIHTSLSRKFSGTGLGLAIARRLAELHGGSITLESRLGKGTSFTLQMPLFTTSSPSYQLSYEGDGGEKES
- a CDS encoding LysR family transcriptional regulator, encoding MTDLPFTLDQLRILKAIAAEGSFKRAADSLYVSQPAVSLQVQNLERQLDVPLFDRGGRRAQLTEAGHLLLSYGEKILSLCEETCRAIEDLQNLQGGTLIVGASQTTGTYLLPRMIGMFRQRYPDVSVQLHVHSTRRTAWSVANGQVDLAIIGGEIPSELHESLQIQPYVEDELALIIPVIHPFAKLEMIQKDDLYKLGFIALDSQSTIRKVIDQVLTRCGIDTRRLKIEMELNSIEAIKNAVQSGLGAAFVSISAIEKELQMGILHRANIDEVVVKRMLSVIFNPHRYRSKAAEAFSQEILPLFAMPGWSKEVIEPPSNIANSHKTAVLPQAGKTIPANGT